The sequence below is a genomic window from Phaeodactylum tricornutum CCAP 1055/1 chromosome 14, whole genome shotgun sequence.
GAGAAAGAGCCCAACCGAAGACAGCAACACTCTTTTCATGGTGTTCCGACAAGCTTTTCCGCAGCTTGGCGCCGACTTTGCCGTATAGCAATAGATTCCGCTCTCCCGCATTGATTCCTATGTACAACATCTATTCATAAAAGTATATTTTTGCGTATGCCTTATCGTTTTTGCTCTTCAACACATGGTAACACCATTCCCTtgaatgatggaaaagaacTCGGCTCGTGTCTTGGAATTGCTTTCGAAGCATCCCCGGACCGACGACGTCGTTGTCAAAGCTCCCGTCTTTTGGACTCCCCGCATGACCATGCAAAAGTGCGTGCACTCCACGACTACGGCGACACCGAGGGGTTCGACCGTTTCCACAATAGCGTCGGCAATTTGGCGTGTCAATCGTTCCTGCACCTGCAAGCGTCGGGCGTACAATTCGGCAATCCGGGCGAGCTTGGACAAACCGAGAATCTTGCCGTTGGGAATGTATCCAATATGGACGCGACCGGTAAAAGGGACCATGTGGTGTTCGCACAAACTATGAATGTCAATGTTGCGGACCACTACCATTTCGGAGTGATTTTCGTGAAAGACTGCGCCGTTGGTGACGTCTTCCGGGCGTTTGTCGTAGCCTTGGCACATGTAGAGTAGAGCCTTGGCCCATCGTAGGGGAGTCTTCAGGAGACCTTCGCGGTGCGGGTCTTCCCCTATGCATTCCAGGATCGTTTTGCAGGCGGCGGACATTGTTTGTAGCTTGTCGTCGCCGCTATTGTTGACATCCAAGGCAGCGGCCTTTTCGGGAGCCTTGGAC
It includes:
- a CDS encoding predicted protein, giving the protein MSAACKTILECIGEDPHREGLLKTPLRWAKALLYMCQGYDKRPEDVTNGAVFHENHSEMVVVRNIDIHSLCEHHMVPFTGRVHIGYIPNGKILGLSKLARIAELYARRLQVQERLTRQIADAIVETVEPLGVAVVVECTHFCMVMRGVQKTGALTTTSSVRGCFESNSKTRAEFFSIIQGNGVTMC